The following are encoded in a window of Haloarcula halophila genomic DNA:
- the rocF gene encoding arginase: protein MRQNVRVLGVPMDLGADRRGVDMGPSAIRYGGLADRLDDLGFDCIDGGDIAVPRPEAGDPDANDLPDGRTKFLPETREVCADLSAAVAATRADGEFPLVLGGDHSIAMGTVDGATDPDEELGIVWFDAHGDFNTPQTTPSGNIHGMSLAGILGKGRFGETPWARAPGVSEENVVLVGLRSLDEGERKLLTESDVTAFTMSDIDTRGASTVVQEALAIATDGTDAIHVSLDLDWLDPTEAPGVGTPVRGGVSYREAHIAMEHVADNSASLRSMEVVEVNPILDEHNRTAELACELVSSAFGERIL from the coding sequence ATGCGACAGAACGTACGTGTCCTGGGGGTCCCGATGGATCTGGGTGCCGACCGCCGGGGCGTCGACATGGGACCGTCGGCCATCCGGTACGGTGGCCTCGCGGATCGGCTCGACGATCTCGGGTTCGACTGTATCGACGGCGGTGATATCGCCGTTCCACGACCGGAGGCGGGCGATCCGGACGCGAACGACCTCCCGGACGGTCGTACGAAGTTCCTCCCCGAGACACGGGAGGTCTGTGCCGATCTCTCGGCGGCTGTTGCGGCGACACGTGCCGACGGCGAGTTCCCGCTGGTTCTCGGTGGTGACCACTCGATCGCCATGGGCACCGTCGACGGAGCGACCGACCCCGACGAGGAACTCGGAATCGTCTGGTTCGACGCACACGGAGATTTCAACACCCCACAGACGACGCCGAGCGGCAACATCCACGGGATGTCGCTGGCCGGGATTCTCGGGAAGGGGCGGTTCGGGGAAACACCGTGGGCGCGTGCTCCGGGCGTCAGCGAGGAGAACGTCGTCCTCGTCGGACTACGGAGCCTCGACGAGGGCGAGCGGAAGTTGCTCACCGAGAGCGACGTGACGGCCTTTACGATGTCCGATATCGACACCCGTGGGGCCTCGACGGTCGTCCAGGAGGCGCTCGCTATCGCTACCGACGGCACCGACGCGATCCACGTCTCGCTTGATCTGGACTGGCTCGATCCGACGGAAGCGCCCGGCGTCGGGACACCCGTCAGGGGCGGTGTCTCCTACCGGGAGGCACACATCGCCATGGAGCACGTCGCCGACAACAGCGCCTCGCTCCGCTCGATGGAAGTCGTGGAGGTCAACCCGATCCTCGACGAACACAACCGGACCGCGGAACTGGCCTGTGAACTCGTTTCGAGTGCGTTCGGCGAGCGGATTCTCTGA
- a CDS encoding DUF7521 family protein: protein MVAVGSLTGVLTGAAATGSAVIGLYIGYHAYRGLRRHGDPAMRYLSVGMIVLFGVTYLVALLGQGLIAAHVVGIRYQDSFRLVVRLLQFTGLVLIAYSLRLATDSGLLSR, encoded by the coding sequence ATGGTCGCTGTCGGTTCACTCACCGGCGTACTCACCGGCGCTGCGGCGACCGGATCGGCGGTGATCGGCCTCTACATCGGATATCACGCCTACCGGGGGCTCCGTCGCCACGGCGATCCGGCGATGCGGTATCTCTCGGTCGGCATGATCGTCTTGTTCGGCGTCACCTATCTGGTGGCCCTACTCGGACAGGGATTGATCGCCGCCCACGTCGTCGGCATCCGCTACCAAGACAGCTTCCGCCTAGTCGTCAGACTGCTCCAGTTTACCGGACTGGTGCTCATCGCGTACTCGCTCCGCCTCGCAACCGACAGCGGCCTGCTGTCTCGCTGA
- a CDS encoding winged helix-turn-helix domain-containing protein has translation MSEDTDLSTVVGLLDDEHARSILVATSEEPLSATELSERCDVSVSSIYRRLDRLAEAGLLDEQTRPRRDGHHETVYVSLLGRFELTIEDGTLEWTVEGTETDVADELTRLWGNF, from the coding sequence GTGTCAGAGGACACCGACCTGTCGACCGTCGTCGGCCTCCTCGACGACGAACACGCCCGGTCGATCCTCGTGGCGACGAGCGAGGAACCGCTGTCGGCGACGGAGCTGAGCGAACGGTGTGACGTCTCCGTCTCCTCGATCTACCGTCGCCTCGACCGGCTGGCTGAGGCGGGCCTGCTTGACGAGCAGACCCGGCCGCGACGCGACGGTCATCACGAGACGGTGTACGTCTCCCTGCTGGGCCGGTTCGAACTCACGATCGAGGACGGAACCCTGGAGTGGACCGTGGAGGGGACCGAGACCGACGTCGCCGACGAACTCACTCGCCTCTGGGGGAACTTCTGA
- the gyrA gene encoding DNA gyrase subunit A: MSSDVPDDANAPADRIKHVRIEDEMEQSYIDYAMSVIAGRALPDVRDGMKPVHRRILYAMHEMGVSSGSSHRKSSSIVGETMGDYHPHGDSAIYDTLVRMAQDFSMRYPLVDGQGNFGSMDGDPPAAMRYTEARMAPIAEVLLEDIEKDTVDFSSNYDDRLQEPEVLPAKVPNLLLNGSSGIAVGMSTNIPPHNLGELVDATIHLIENPDATVEDLMEHVSGPDFPTGGNIVGRDAIYSAYATGRGRLRVRAEYEVDREDGRIVISELPYQENKARIVERIADDVNEGKIEGIADLRDESDRNGVRIVVELKRGANVDVVENRLLDHHLESTFGVINLALVDGQPQVLSLKESLQHYVEHRREVVRRRSEHDLAEAQDRAHILEGRLKALENVEDVVELIRNSEDRDAARAGLHEAFDFSEDQAAHIVRMQLGSLTSMESAEIEEEYEEVQETIDYLQAVLDSQAKLDGVITDELREVKAEYDDDRRTSIIEDEGQVTHEDLIPEQDCVVVITEDDYIKRMPVENFDPQNRGGKGIIGADPKEGDRVSKVFRANSHDYLLCFTNRGQVYRLKTYEIPEMSRTARGKSAVNIINLDDGEEITAVVSTDDFEPEECLTMVTRDGYVKRTCAADFENILSTGIRAAKLEDGDELVDVEVTDGTKDLVIASEGGMTIRFDEDEVSEMGRSARGVNGIKLEDGDKVAAMVATDDDDERALLTVTEHGYGKRTKLTEYRAQSRYGKGLVDIKTDDRNGRVRTAKAVTGDDHLVIMSERGQIMRIRADDISQVGRNTKGVTIMELEDGDGVASVTVVPARSEE; the protein is encoded by the coding sequence ATGAGTTCGGACGTTCCGGACGACGCGAACGCACCGGCGGACCGCATCAAACACGTCCGCATCGAGGACGAGATGGAGCAGTCCTACATCGACTACGCGATGTCGGTCATCGCGGGGCGGGCGCTGCCGGACGTCCGCGACGGGATGAAACCCGTCCACCGGCGCATCCTCTATGCGATGCACGAGATGGGTGTCTCATCGGGGTCGAGCCACCGGAAGTCCTCCTCGATCGTCGGGGAGACGATGGGTGATTACCACCCACACGGGGACTCGGCGATCTACGACACGCTCGTCCGGATGGCACAGGACTTCTCGATGCGCTATCCCTTGGTCGACGGACAGGGGAACTTCGGCTCGATGGACGGGGACCCGCCAGCGGCGATGCGGTACACGGAGGCCCGGATGGCCCCCATCGCCGAGGTCCTGCTCGAAGACATCGAGAAAGACACCGTCGACTTCTCCAGTAACTACGACGACCGCCTCCAGGAACCGGAGGTCCTCCCGGCGAAGGTCCCGAACCTCCTGTTGAACGGCTCCTCGGGTATCGCGGTCGGGATGTCGACGAACATCCCGCCGCACAACCTCGGCGAGTTGGTCGACGCGACGATCCACCTCATCGAGAACCCCGACGCCACCGTCGAGGACCTGATGGAACACGTCAGCGGGCCGGACTTCCCGACCGGCGGCAACATCGTCGGCCGGGACGCCATCTACTCGGCGTACGCGACCGGCCGGGGACGGCTCCGAGTCCGGGCCGAGTACGAGGTCGACCGCGAGGACGGGCGGATCGTCATCAGCGAACTCCCCTACCAGGAGAACAAGGCCCGCATCGTCGAGCGGATCGCCGACGACGTCAACGAGGGCAAGATCGAGGGGATCGCGGACCTGCGTGACGAGTCCGACCGCAACGGCGTCCGCATCGTCGTCGAACTCAAACGCGGCGCGAACGTCGACGTCGTCGAGAACCGCCTGCTGGACCACCACCTCGAATCGACGTTCGGCGTCATCAACCTCGCGCTGGTCGACGGCCAGCCACAGGTCCTCTCGCTGAAAGAGAGCCTCCAGCACTACGTCGAGCACCGCCGGGAGGTCGTCCGCCGGCGCTCCGAACACGACCTGGCCGAGGCCCAGGACCGCGCACACATCCTCGAAGGCCGGCTGAAGGCCCTAGAGAACGTCGAGGACGTCGTCGAACTCATCCGAAACAGCGAGGACCGGGACGCCGCCCGGGCCGGCCTCCACGAGGCGTTCGACTTCTCGGAGGACCAAGCCGCTCACATCGTCAGGATGCAGTTGGGGTCGCTGACCTCGATGGAGTCCGCGGAGATCGAGGAGGAGTACGAGGAGGTCCAGGAGACCATCGACTACCTCCAGGCAGTCCTCGACAGCCAAGCGAAACTCGACGGCGTCATCACGGACGAACTCCGCGAGGTCAAAGCCGAGTACGACGACGACCGCCGGACTTCGATCATCGAGGACGAGGGCCAGGTCACCCACGAGGACCTCATCCCCGAGCAGGACTGCGTGGTCGTCATCACGGAAGACGACTACATCAAGCGGATGCCCGTCGAGAACTTCGATCCACAGAACCGCGGCGGCAAGGGGATCATCGGCGCCGACCCCAAGGAGGGCGACCGCGTCTCGAAGGTCTTCCGGGCCAACAGCCACGACTACCTGCTCTGTTTCACCAACCGGGGGCAGGTCTACCGGCTGAAGACCTACGAGATCCCCGAGATGTCACGAACCGCCCGCGGGAAGTCGGCGGTCAACATCATCAACCTGGACGACGGCGAGGAGATCACCGCCGTCGTCTCGACGGACGACTTCGAGCCCGAGGAGTGTCTCACGATGGTCACCCGCGACGGCTACGTCAAGCGGACCTGTGCCGCCGACTTCGAGAACATCCTCTCGACGGGCATCCGCGCAGCGAAACTGGAGGACGGCGACGAACTCGTCGACGTCGAGGTGACCGACGGCACGAAGGACCTGGTCATCGCCTCCGAGGGTGGGATGACGATCCGCTTCGACGAGGACGAGGTCAGCGAGATGGGGCGGTCCGCACGCGGCGTCAACGGGATCAAACTCGAAGACGGCGACAAAGTCGCGGCGATGGTCGCGACCGACGACGACGACGAGCGTGCGCTGTTGACCGTGACCGAACACGGCTACGGCAAGCGGACGAAACTCACCGAGTACCGCGCCCAATCCCGGTACGGAAAGGGGCTGGTCGACATCAAGACCGACGATCGAAACGGCCGGGTCCGCACTGCGAAGGCCGTCACCGGCGACGACCACCTCGTCATCATGTCCGAACGGGGCCAGATCATGCGCATCCGCGCCGACGACATCTCGCAGGTCGGCCGCAACACCAAAGGCGTCACGATCATGGAACTGGAAGACGGCGACGGTGTCGCGAGTGTCACCGTGGTGCCGGCCCGCTCCGAAGAATAG
- the gyrB gene encoding DNA topoisomerase (ATP-hydrolyzing) subunit B — protein sequence MSGESDEYGAKSIQTLEGLEAVRKRPAMYIGSTDARGLHHLVYEVVDNAIDEALAGYCDTIDVTIHEDGSVSVSDDGRGIPVDEHEEHGRPAVEVVMTILHAGGKFDNKSYQVSGGLHGVGVSVVNALSKWLEVDIKRDGALWRQRFDHGTPEYDLKKIRDLAPDEGTGTTVRFWPDDEIFETGEFSFSTLSSRLRELAFLNSGVGITINDERDGTEETFEYQGGIREFVEYLNETKEPLHSEVIYFEDEDDITEGTVQVEIAMQGTDDLQGSIHAFANNINTREGGTHLTGFKTALTRVVNDYATDNNLLKDLDDTLKGDDIREGLTAVISVKHPDPQFEGQTKTKLGNSEVRGIVESAMHDGLATFFEENPDTAEMVVGKAVEAAKARKAAKKAEELTRRKSALDSTALPGKLADCQTRDPEDAELFIVEGDSAGGSAKQGRNPEYQAILPIKGKILNVEKHRLDRILENNEIRNLITALGTGIGDEFDIDDLRYEKIIMMTDADVDGAHIRTLLLTLLYRHMKPLIEAGYVYASQPPLYRVRYRGETYDAMTEQERDRIVEEQCNGNPTQVQRFKGLGEMNPQQLWDTTMDPDNRILKQITIEDAAAADKMFNVLMGDAVEPRKEFIKEHSPEAEWVDI from the coding sequence ATGTCAGGAGAGTCCGATGAGTACGGCGCAAAGTCGATCCAGACCCTCGAAGGGCTGGAAGCCGTCCGGAAACGACCCGCGATGTACATCGGGTCGACGGACGCCAGAGGCCTCCACCATCTCGTCTACGAGGTCGTCGACAACGCTATCGACGAAGCCCTCGCCGGCTACTGTGACACCATCGACGTGACCATCCACGAGGACGGCTCCGTCTCCGTCAGCGACGACGGGCGGGGCATCCCGGTGGACGAACACGAAGAACACGGCCGCCCGGCCGTGGAGGTCGTCATGACCATCCTCCACGCCGGCGGAAAGTTCGACAACAAGTCCTACCAGGTCTCCGGTGGCCTCCACGGCGTCGGCGTCAGCGTCGTCAACGCCCTCTCGAAGTGGCTCGAAGTCGACATCAAACGCGACGGCGCGCTGTGGCGCCAGCGGTTCGACCACGGCACGCCCGAGTACGATCTGAAGAAGATCCGTGACTTGGCGCCCGACGAGGGGACCGGGACCACCGTCCGGTTCTGGCCCGACGACGAGATCTTCGAGACCGGCGAGTTCTCGTTCTCGACGCTGTCTTCCCGACTGCGCGAACTGGCCTTCCTCAACTCCGGTGTCGGCATCACGATCAATGACGAACGCGACGGCACCGAGGAGACCTTCGAGTACCAGGGCGGAATCAGGGAGTTCGTCGAGTACCTCAACGAGACCAAAGAGCCCCTGCACTCGGAGGTCATCTACTTCGAGGACGAGGACGACATCACCGAGGGGACCGTCCAGGTCGAGATCGCCATGCAGGGCACCGACGACCTCCAGGGGTCGATCCACGCCTTCGCGAACAACATCAACACACGCGAGGGCGGGACACACCTCACGGGGTTCAAGACGGCGCTTACACGCGTGGTCAACGACTACGCGACCGACAACAATCTGCTCAAGGACTTGGACGACACGCTCAAAGGCGACGACATCCGTGAGGGGTTGACCGCGGTCATCTCGGTCAAACACCCCGACCCGCAGTTCGAGGGCCAGACGAAGACGAAACTCGGGAACAGCGAGGTCCGGGGGATCGTCGAGTCGGCGATGCACGACGGCCTGGCGACCTTCTTCGAGGAGAACCCCGACACCGCAGAGATGGTCGTCGGCAAGGCCGTCGAGGCCGCGAAGGCACGCAAGGCCGCCAAGAAGGCCGAAGAACTCACCCGCCGGAAGTCCGCTCTGGACTCGACGGCACTGCCCGGGAAACTGGCCGACTGCCAGACCCGCGATCCGGAGGACGCCGAACTGTTCATCGTCGAGGGTGACTCCGCGGGCGGGAGCGCCAAACAGGGGCGCAACCCCGAGTACCAGGCGATCCTCCCGATCAAAGGGAAGATCCTCAACGTCGAGAAACACCGCCTCGACCGCATCTTGGAGAACAACGAGATCCGGAACCTCATCACCGCGCTGGGCACCGGCATCGGCGACGAGTTCGACATCGACGACCTTCGCTACGAGAAGATCATCATGATGACCGACGCCGACGTCGACGGCGCTCACATCCGGACATTGCTGTTGACGCTGCTGTACCGGCACATGAAGCCGCTCATCGAGGCCGGCTACGTCTACGCGTCCCAGCCCCCGCTGTACCGCGTTCGGTACCGCGGCGAGACCTACGACGCGATGACCGAGCAGGAGCGCGACCGGATCGTCGAGGAGCAGTGCAACGGCAACCCCACCCAGGTCCAGCGGTTCAAGGGACTGGGCGAGATGAACCCCCAGCAACTCTGGGACACGACGATGGACCCGGACAACCGCATCCTCAAGCAGATCACGATCGAGGACGCCGCGGCGGCCGACAAGATGTTCAACGTCCTGATGGGTGATGCCGTCGAGCCCCGCAAGGAGTTCATCAAGGAACACTCGCCGGAAGCGGAGTGGGTCGACATATGA